Proteins encoded in a region of the Methylobacterium radiotolerans JCM 2831 genome:
- a CDS encoding sensor histidine kinase, producing MSALTLSGQGKPSRRGLAVLVGLCAILVAAWLAGRAAERWALSDLRRGARSAIGLQVGVLLAEMQKQASLPLALAADPEVAAAVGPDPGRDLLDRVDRRLAQVAAATGSAVIYVIRADGLTVAASNAGEDRSFVGRDYGFRPYFKQALAGGAGSQFALGTVSGRPGLYLARRIGAGTGVVVVKVEFDAVEAAWRAAREVTFVTDARGIVLVTSEPNWRFDTLHAVDAAERARIEAGQEFGAARLERLPIHPVAGEPDVVRVGRGSVPAWTAIQSQAPVPGTDWQLRTLTPVGTAVERERLQAWIIAALVTALAGYGLFTLADRGRRTRARLAEAAARRAELESSVEARTRALRETNAQLRAEIAERQRAEAERERLGRELAQAGRLAALGQFAASMAHEINQPLAAIRSYADNAAILIRRGRGEDAAENAAAIGRLTDRIAGLTRQLKGFARRASPRREPVLLREVVANALELVAARAAALQVLLEADRPAPELRVLGDGPRLEQVLVNLLQNAIDAVAGRAEARVCLRLVESGERVAIEVADTGPGIPAEVCGQVFDAFFTTKADGLGLGLAISRGIVEDCGGNLILAGGDGAGTVFRMELIRAADAVPSVGKPVGATP from the coding sequence TTGAGCGCGCTGACGCTGTCCGGCCAGGGCAAGCCCTCGCGCCGGGGCCTCGCCGTCTTGGTCGGGCTCTGCGCGATCCTCGTGGCGGCGTGGCTCGCCGGCCGGGCCGCAGAGCGCTGGGCCCTGTCGGACCTGCGGCGCGGCGCCCGCTCGGCGATCGGCCTGCAGGTCGGCGTGCTGCTCGCGGAGATGCAGAAGCAAGCGTCCCTGCCGCTGGCGCTCGCCGCCGACCCCGAGGTCGCCGCCGCGGTCGGCCCTGATCCCGGACGCGACCTCCTGGATCGTGTCGATCGGCGGCTCGCCCAGGTCGCGGCCGCCACCGGATCGGCGGTCATCTACGTCATCCGCGCCGACGGTCTCACGGTCGCGGCGAGCAACGCGGGGGAGGATCGCAGCTTCGTCGGCCGGGACTACGGTTTCCGCCCCTATTTCAAGCAGGCTCTGGCCGGCGGGGCCGGATCCCAGTTCGCCCTGGGAACAGTCAGCGGTCGGCCGGGCCTGTACCTCGCGCGCCGGATCGGGGCCGGGACCGGCGTGGTGGTGGTGAAGGTCGAGTTCGACGCGGTCGAGGCGGCTTGGCGCGCCGCCCGCGAGGTCACCTTCGTGACCGATGCCCGGGGCATCGTCCTCGTCACCAGCGAGCCGAACTGGCGCTTCGACACCCTCCACGCCGTCGACGCGGCCGAACGCGCACGGATCGAGGCGGGACAGGAATTCGGCGCCGCGCGCCTCGAGCGGCTGCCGATCCATCCGGTCGCGGGCGAACCGGACGTGGTGCGGGTCGGACGCGGGTCGGTCCCGGCCTGGACCGCCATCCAGTCGCAGGCGCCCGTGCCCGGCACGGACTGGCAACTGCGGACACTGACGCCGGTCGGGACCGCCGTCGAGCGGGAGCGCCTGCAGGCCTGGATCATCGCGGCCCTGGTCACGGCGCTCGCCGGGTACGGACTCTTCACCCTGGCCGATCGGGGGCGCCGGACACGGGCCCGGCTCGCCGAGGCCGCGGCGCGCCGGGCGGAGCTGGAATCCAGCGTCGAGGCGCGCACGCGGGCGCTGCGTGAGACCAACGCCCAGTTGCGCGCCGAGATCGCTGAGCGGCAGCGCGCCGAGGCCGAGCGCGAGCGCCTCGGCCGCGAACTGGCGCAGGCCGGCCGGCTCGCCGCCTTGGGCCAATTCGCGGCCAGCATGGCCCACGAGATCAACCAGCCGCTGGCGGCGATCCGCTCCTACGCGGACAACGCCGCGATCCTCATTCGCCGCGGTCGGGGCGAGGACGCGGCCGAGAACGCCGCCGCCATCGGGCGGCTCACCGACCGGATCGCCGGCCTCACGCGGCAGCTCAAGGGCTTCGCCCGGCGCGCCTCGCCGCGGCGGGAGCCGGTGCTGCTGCGCGAGGTGGTGGCGAACGCGCTGGAACTCGTGGCGGCGCGCGCCGCCGCGCTCCAGGTCTTGCTGGAGGCGGACCGGCCCGCCCCGGAGCTACGCGTCCTCGGAGACGGTCCGCGGCTGGAGCAGGTGCTGGTCAACCTCTTGCAGAATGCCATCGACGCTGTGGCGGGGCGCGCGGAGGCCCGCGTCTGCCTGCGCCTCGTCGAGAGCGGCGAGCGGGTCGCGATCGAGGTGGCCGATACCGGGCCCGGGATCCCCGCGGAGGTATGCGGCCAGGTTTTCGACGCGTTCTTCACGACCAAGGCGGACGGCCTCGGCCTGGGCCTCGCCATATCCCGCGGGATCGTGGAGGATTGCGGCGGGAACCTGATCCTGGCCGGCGGCGACGGCGCCGGGACGGTCTTCCGGATGGAGTTGATCCGGGCGGCGGACGCGGTCCCGAGCGTGGGCAAGCCCGTGGGAGCGACACCGTGA
- a CDS encoding sigma-54-dependent transcriptional regulator: MNGSADAQAETERVVFVDDEADVRRANGQSLELEGFTVETFAAAEPALAAILAAPPGVVVTDVRLPGLDGVALLARLRRVDPDLPVILITGHGDIRMAVAAMQEGAYDFLAKPYPAEALVGSVRRALERRRLVMENRALRARLDAATGEDPAFLGTSPEIVGLRALVREVARADVDVLVFGETGSGKEVVAGALHRWSRRAERNLVAMNCGALPDSVVESELFGHEAGAFTGALKRRVGRIEHAQGGTLFLDEIESMPLPLQVKLLRVLQERTVEPLGTNEVRPVDMRVVAATKVDLGQAAAQGTFRDDLYHRLNVITITIPPLRDRGDDVLLLFQHFLRRAAEKFGRPVPPVTAAIRDHLRRHAWPGNVRELGHFAERCALGLAATAQPAAELAAGSLADQVDRFERQLIRDELIMAGGDVRAAAEALGLPRKTLYDKMARHGLTPGDYR, translated from the coding sequence GTGAACGGATCGGCAGACGCGCAGGCGGAGACCGAGCGCGTCGTGTTCGTCGATGACGAGGCGGACGTGCGCCGGGCCAATGGCCAGAGCCTGGAACTCGAAGGTTTCACCGTCGAGACCTTCGCGGCCGCCGAGCCGGCGCTCGCGGCGATCCTGGCCGCGCCGCCCGGCGTGGTCGTCACCGACGTGCGGCTGCCGGGGCTCGACGGCGTCGCCCTCCTGGCGCGACTGCGCCGGGTCGATCCCGACCTGCCGGTCATCCTCATCACCGGCCACGGCGACATCCGCATGGCGGTGGCCGCCATGCAGGAGGGTGCGTACGACTTCCTGGCCAAGCCCTATCCCGCCGAAGCGCTCGTCGGGTCCGTTCGCCGGGCGCTCGAGCGGCGCCGGCTCGTCATGGAGAACCGGGCGCTGCGGGCCCGGCTCGACGCGGCCACCGGGGAGGATCCGGCTTTCCTCGGGACGTCCCCGGAGATCGTGGGGCTGCGCGCCCTGGTGCGCGAGGTCGCGCGGGCCGATGTCGACGTGCTGGTCTTCGGCGAGACCGGGTCCGGCAAGGAGGTTGTGGCGGGCGCCCTGCACCGGTGGAGCCGTCGCGCCGAGCGGAACCTCGTGGCGATGAACTGCGGGGCACTGCCCGACAGCGTCGTCGAGAGCGAGCTGTTCGGGCACGAGGCCGGGGCCTTCACCGGGGCCCTCAAGCGCCGCGTCGGCCGCATCGAGCACGCGCAGGGCGGTACGCTCTTCCTCGACGAGATCGAGAGCATGCCGCTGCCGCTGCAGGTCAAGCTCCTTCGGGTGCTCCAGGAGCGAACCGTGGAACCGCTCGGCACCAACGAGGTGCGGCCGGTCGACATGCGGGTGGTGGCCGCCACGAAGGTCGATCTCGGGCAGGCGGCCGCGCAGGGCACCTTCCGCGACGACCTCTACCACCGGCTCAACGTCATCACGATCACGATCCCGCCCCTGCGCGATCGCGGGGACGACGTGCTGCTGCTCTTCCAGCATTTCCTGCGCCGCGCCGCCGAGAAGTTCGGGCGCCCGGTGCCGCCGGTCACGGCGGCAATCCGCGATCACCTGCGCCGACACGCTTGGCCGGGCAACGTCCGCGAGCTCGGCCATTTTGCCGAGCGCTGCGCGCTGGGGCTCGCCGCGACGGCGCAGCCCGCCGCCGAGCTGGCGGCCGGCAGCCTCGCCGATCAGGTCGATCGCTTCGAGCGCCAACTGATCCGCGACGAGCTGATCATGGCCGGCGGCGATGTCCGCGCCGCCGCCGAGGCTCTCGGCCTGCCGCGCAAGACCCTCTACGACAAGATGGCCCGGCACGGCCTGACGCCGGGCGACTACCGCTAG
- a CDS encoding DUF6894 family protein: MPRFFIDLHDGTELVRDKDGYDLPSLEAARSQAVKIMTRIAQGLSDRPGRQDYIAAVRDDAGVVRMRFRVSLDAGPVG, translated from the coding sequence ATGCCCCGCTTCTTCATCGATCTGCACGACGGAACCGAACTGGTCCGCGACAAGGACGGCTACGACCTGCCCAGTCTCGAAGCCGCCCGTTCGCAGGCTGTGAAGATCATGACGCGCATCGCCCAGGGGCTCTCCGACCGGCCCGGGCGTCAGGATTACATCGCGGCGGTCCGCGACGACGCGGGCGTGGTGCGGATGCGCTTCCGGGTGTCGCTCGATGCCGGCCCCGTCGGCTGA
- a CDS encoding sensor histidine kinase, whose protein sequence is MNGGLELTGDEWTLANFTGAIHRGGVGLWAWSPTQRVAQLDSLCREFWGVSGAVVDIDVLFARVNAADRSAMVKEWAASERDPHPYSFDFRIGEGADARWISARGVGGDAGRVGEWVQAIFLDITDRKRAEEAERLLTAELAHRVSNMFTVARALTSIVARDATSAALFAEDLSRRFGVLHEATVLATRAQQGESGNVSMGILAERILAPYRHGNNIEIDIDDAVVATQGKVNDYAMIFHELATNSAKYGALSGGGTLKVQGQMAADGMHVTWRERSAPSEVPKADGTGFGSRLLKQTIERSLGGRFERAIDGKGLCFAMVIPQT, encoded by the coding sequence ATGAACGGGGGGCTCGAATTGACCGGTGACGAGTGGACGTTGGCGAATTTCACCGGCGCGATTCACCGGGGCGGCGTCGGCCTCTGGGCGTGGTCGCCGACCCAACGGGTAGCCCAGCTCGACAGCCTGTGTCGCGAGTTCTGGGGCGTCTCCGGAGCCGTCGTCGACATCGACGTGCTGTTCGCGCGCGTCAACGCCGCCGATCGCAGTGCGATGGTGAAGGAATGGGCGGCCAGTGAGCGGGACCCGCATCCTTACAGCTTCGACTTCCGTATTGGCGAGGGTGCGGACGCGCGCTGGATCTCGGCGCGAGGTGTCGGCGGGGACGCCGGTCGGGTCGGGGAATGGGTTCAAGCCATTTTCCTCGACATCACGGACCGCAAGCGGGCCGAGGAGGCCGAACGGCTTCTAACCGCTGAACTCGCGCACCGGGTCTCGAACATGTTCACCGTAGCCCGGGCACTGACTTCCATCGTCGCCCGAGACGCAACGTCGGCGGCGCTTTTCGCGGAGGACCTGTCGCGGCGGTTCGGCGTGCTGCACGAGGCGACCGTCCTGGCAACACGCGCTCAGCAAGGCGAGAGCGGGAACGTCTCGATGGGCATCCTCGCCGAGCGCATCTTGGCGCCTTATAGGCACGGCAACAATATCGAGATCGACATCGATGACGCCGTGGTTGCCACCCAAGGCAAGGTCAACGACTACGCGATGATCTTTCACGAGCTCGCCACCAATTCGGCCAAGTACGGGGCCCTTTCGGGCGGCGGGACCCTCAAGGTTCAGGGACAGATGGCCGCCGATGGGATGCACGTGACGTGGCGAGAGCGGTCAGCGCCTTCGGAGGTGCCTAAGGCCGATGGAACCGGGTTCGGGTCGCGGCTACTCAAGCAGACCATCGAGCGAAGCCTGGGCGGTCGCTTCGAGCGCGCCATCGACGGGAAGGGCCTGTGCTTCGCGATGGTTATCCCGCAAACCTGA
- a CDS encoding HlyD family secretion protein, producing MPWNSRWMRVLVGVLLLSAAILAVLPSFTGYTSLDGTVNARFAVVSAPIEGVVSDTPPKVGTALPEDTSVFFINNGRIARTAEAQLDADLAASKEKLRALELQAKDLSALKTDLIGRLREYQQASIVSIQQEIIIRQQRIATAQANKTSAEADLARKQTLGATGVVAGSSVEQARAASVGAGSEQNIAKAELERLQRQLDALKRGTFVGEGRNDVPYSQQRIDEVTIQLANVEAQIRIEKARTQQLSLQLSLERSRNDRLSFVAVQIPFKGVIWRNNVVAGSNVLVGNELMRLLDCRDLFVDILVDEVNYDEIKPGDSADVRLLGTSQVIPGRVLSVRGSAAAVEEVVLAAIPPQSRGKNARIRVALDPSDMQTDYANFCQVGRTVQVRFARAGSSLQTALDPVMNWVKGLWFSIS from the coding sequence ATGCCCTGGAACAGTCGCTGGATGCGCGTGCTGGTCGGCGTGCTCCTCCTGAGTGCTGCCATCCTAGCAGTCCTTCCAAGCTTCACAGGCTACACCAGCCTAGACGGCACCGTGAACGCGCGCTTCGCCGTCGTGTCGGCGCCCATCGAGGGCGTGGTCTCCGATACGCCGCCTAAGGTCGGGACGGCGCTGCCCGAGGATACCTCGGTGTTCTTCATCAACAATGGCCGCATCGCGCGAACCGCCGAGGCGCAATTAGATGCTGACTTGGCTGCATCCAAGGAAAAGTTGCGGGCGCTCGAGCTGCAAGCGAAGGATCTATCTGCACTCAAAACTGATCTGATCGGTCGCCTCAGAGAGTACCAGCAGGCGAGCATAGTGAGCATTCAGCAAGAGATCATCATCCGTCAGCAGCGCATCGCGACGGCGCAGGCCAACAAGACCTCCGCCGAGGCGGACCTTGCGCGCAAGCAGACGCTCGGCGCGACCGGCGTGGTGGCAGGGAGTTCGGTCGAACAAGCCCGCGCCGCCTCAGTCGGCGCCGGCAGTGAGCAGAACATCGCCAAGGCCGAGCTGGAGCGGCTCCAGCGCCAGTTGGATGCGCTCAAGCGCGGCACCTTCGTCGGCGAGGGCCGCAATGACGTACCCTACTCGCAGCAGCGTATCGACGAGGTCACGATCCAGCTCGCCAACGTCGAGGCGCAGATCCGGATCGAGAAAGCTCGCACCCAGCAGTTGAGCCTCCAGCTTTCTTTGGAGCGCTCCCGGAACGACCGGCTCTCCTTCGTCGCGGTGCAGATTCCGTTCAAGGGTGTCATCTGGCGCAACAACGTCGTGGCGGGCTCAAACGTGCTGGTCGGCAACGAGTTGATGCGCCTGCTCGACTGTCGCGACCTGTTCGTGGACATCCTCGTGGACGAGGTGAACTACGATGAGATCAAGCCGGGCGACAGCGCCGATGTACGGCTGCTCGGAACGTCCCAGGTGATCCCTGGTCGTGTTTTGTCGGTGCGCGGGTCGGCAGCCGCCGTCGAAGAGGTGGTGCTGGCAGCGATCCCGCCGCAAAGCCGGGGCAAGAATGCCCGCATCCGGGTCGCGCTCGACCCGAGCGATATGCAGACCGATTACGCCAATTTCTGCCAGGTGGGTCGCACGGTTCAAGTTCGGTTCGCGCGTGCCGGGTCGTCCCTTCAAACCGCCCTCGATCCGGTCATGAATTGGGTGAAGGGCCTGTGGTTCAGCATCTCGTGA
- a CDS encoding glycosyltransferase, translated as MVQHLVSLGPTLFVAAFFFIFALNWPRDRTWTRAVTCAFVLLVAVRYLWWRFFHTVLPYPADRSFGFFWTWFVFCVEMGAFADILLFLVAMSRYVDRHAEADRLEQSFFATRPDSLPTVDVFIPTYNEPLDVLERTIVGALALDYPRDKLKIYVLDDKRRDWLRAYCESKGAIHVTRPDNSHAKAGNMNNGLKVSSGAFVAIFDADFVPYRNFLRRTLPFFRDPTIGIVQTPQHFFNKDPVQSNLNLEKVWPDEQRLFFDEMATSRDAWDVSFCCGSCSIARRAAIDAIGGFPHDSITEDLLTTLAMLNKGYKTRYLNERLSMGLAAENLKGYFVQRGRWCRGGIQTIYLHNGPLRGPGLNLFQRVMFIPLSWLVQYTVRFVILIVPAVYLWTGSAPLYFTGTEDIVRYQLPVLVGYFLLMGWLTPTRYLPLISSAVGTFATFRMLPVVLSSLIKPFGVPFKVTPKGSGNEESEFDAYTFLWIASLIAITSLGLIVNIVPEWSRISEGEFSVVSAYWAVINIVVLMIAALICFEKPRPLVESFSTNERARVLGVSETYREARIVSLSLDGGIAEFATPPGLRTGDYMWVEMDAFPHLRCTVEKVAAPKAGKPVSVKFRFKLEGECRDRMIVKLYTGRYSQDIHDLDKSAIAGGVWSRMFGKSPEII; from the coding sequence GTGGTTCAGCATCTCGTGAGCCTCGGGCCGACGCTTTTCGTAGCGGCCTTCTTCTTTATCTTCGCCCTGAACTGGCCGCGGGACCGCACGTGGACGCGCGCGGTGACTTGCGCCTTCGTGCTGCTCGTCGCCGTGCGCTATCTCTGGTGGCGCTTCTTCCACACCGTCTTGCCCTACCCAGCGGATCGAAGCTTCGGCTTCTTCTGGACGTGGTTCGTGTTCTGCGTCGAAATGGGTGCCTTCGCCGACATCCTGCTCTTCCTGGTGGCGATGAGCCGCTACGTCGATCGGCACGCCGAGGCCGACCGCCTGGAGCAATCGTTCTTCGCCACCCGCCCTGACAGCCTGCCCACCGTCGACGTGTTCATTCCGACCTACAACGAGCCTCTGGATGTTCTGGAACGGACCATCGTCGGGGCTCTCGCGCTCGACTATCCGCGAGACAAGCTGAAAATATATGTCCTCGACGACAAGCGCCGCGACTGGTTGCGCGCCTATTGTGAGTCGAAGGGCGCGATCCACGTCACGCGCCCGGACAACAGCCACGCCAAAGCGGGGAACATGAACAACGGCCTGAAGGTCTCGTCGGGTGCCTTCGTCGCGATCTTCGATGCCGACTTCGTGCCGTACCGCAATTTCCTGCGCCGCACGCTGCCCTTCTTCCGGGACCCGACCATCGGCATCGTTCAGACGCCGCAGCACTTCTTCAACAAGGACCCGGTACAGTCGAACCTCAATCTCGAGAAGGTCTGGCCCGACGAGCAGCGGCTGTTCTTCGACGAGATGGCCACCTCCCGCGATGCCTGGGACGTGAGCTTCTGCTGCGGGTCCTGCTCCATCGCTCGGCGGGCCGCCATCGACGCGATCGGCGGCTTCCCGCACGACTCGATCACCGAGGATCTGCTCACCACGCTCGCGATGCTCAACAAAGGCTACAAGACCCGGTACCTCAACGAGCGGCTGTCGATGGGCTTGGCGGCCGAGAACCTGAAGGGCTACTTCGTGCAGCGCGGGCGCTGGTGCCGGGGCGGCATCCAGACGATCTACCTCCATAACGGCCCGCTGCGCGGTCCTGGCCTCAACCTGTTCCAGCGGGTGATGTTCATACCCCTGTCCTGGTTGGTTCAGTACACCGTCCGCTTCGTGATCCTGATCGTGCCCGCCGTCTACCTGTGGACGGGATCGGCGCCGCTCTACTTCACCGGCACCGAGGACATCGTGCGCTACCAGCTTCCTGTGCTGGTCGGCTATTTCCTGCTGATGGGCTGGCTCACGCCGACGCGGTACCTGCCCCTGATCTCTTCGGCGGTCGGCACCTTCGCGACTTTCCGCATGTTGCCCGTCGTGCTCTCCAGCCTGATCAAGCCCTTCGGCGTGCCCTTCAAGGTGACGCCGAAGGGCTCGGGCAATGAGGAGTCCGAGTTCGACGCCTACACGTTCCTCTGGATCGCCTCCTTGATCGCGATCACGTCGCTCGGTCTCATCGTCAACATCGTACCCGAATGGTCGCGGATCAGTGAGGGCGAGTTCTCGGTGGTGTCAGCCTACTGGGCGGTAATCAATATCGTGGTTCTGATGATCGCTGCGCTGATCTGCTTCGAGAAGCCACGTCCCCTCGTAGAGTCCTTCTCCACGAACGAGCGCGCACGCGTGCTCGGTGTGAGTGAGACGTACCGCGAGGCGCGCATCGTCAGTCTCTCGCTGGACGGGGGAATCGCTGAGTTCGCCACGCCCCCGGGCCTGCGCACCGGTGATTACATGTGGGTCGAGATGGACGCCTTCCCGCACCTGCGCTGCACAGTCGAGAAGGTCGCGGCTCCGAAGGCGGGCAAGCCGGTCAGCGTGAAATTCAGGTTCAAGCTGGAGGGCGAATGCCGCGACCGCATGATCGTCAAGCTCTACACAGGCCGCTACAGCCAGGACATCCACGACCTCGACAAGTCGGCTATCGCAGGCGGGGTATGGTCGCGGATGTTCGGCAAAAGCCCGGAGATCATTTAG
- a CDS encoding IS3 family transposase (programmed frameshift) encodes MAKTRREFTPEFKREAVALLESSGRPQMQVAAELGIQPSMLRQWRATLNGASPGPRSAGSTGASPPSPVASPSDQAAEIARLRRELDRTRMERDVPKKSYRHLRGDAQVTFAFIEQHARTWPVRLMCRVLGVSPSGFYGWRSRPESARSASNRQLLDDVRRIHAAHHRRYGAPRVHAALRAEGRSVSRGRVERLMRRHGIRALAGRRFRPCTTDSRHDLPIAPNLLKQDFSAARPDTVWLADITYLPTGEGWLYLAAVLDLATRKIVGWSMRDHMRAELSVAALMMAAQRQRPAAGLICHSDRGSQYAAEAYRKQLAAMGARPSMSRSACCYDNAPMESFFHTLKVELVHQRRWATRDEARRDLFAYIEGYYNRQRIHSALGYLTPEQAERTAK; translated from the exons ATGGCGAAGACGAGACGAGAGTTCACACCCGAGTTCAAACGCGAAGCGGTCGCCCTGCTGGAGAGCAGCGGCCGGCCACAGATGCAGGTCGCGGCCGAGCTTGGGATCCAGCCCTCGATGCTGAGGCAGTGGCGTGCCACGCTGAACGGGGCCTCACCCGGGCCGCGGTCTGCTGGATCGACGGGCGCCTCGCCACCAAGCCCGGTTGCGTCCCCGTCCGATCAGGCCGCCGAGATCGCCCGACTGCGGCGGGAGCTCGACCGCACGCGTATGGAGCGCGACGTAC CTAAAAAAAGCTATCGGCATCTTCGCGGAGATGCCCAAGTGACCTTCGCCTTCATCGAGCAGCATGCGCGGACCTGGCCGGTGCGTCTCATGTGCCGCGTGCTCGGAGTCTCACCCAGCGGCTTCTACGGATGGCGGTCACGGCCTGAGAGCGCCCGCTCGGCCTCCAATCGCCAACTCCTGGACGACGTCCGGCGCATCCATGCCGCCCACCACCGACGCTATGGTGCCCCACGCGTGCATGCCGCTCTGCGAGCCGAGGGCCGGTCCGTCAGCCGCGGGCGGGTGGAGCGTCTCATGCGCCGGCATGGCATTCGTGCGCTGGCGGGGCGTCGGTTCCGGCCCTGTACGACCGACAGCCGTCACGATCTCCCCATCGCGCCCAATCTCCTCAAGCAGGACTTCTCAGCCGCGCGACCCGACACGGTCTGGCTGGCCGATATCACCTACCTGCCGACCGGCGAGGGCTGGCTGTACTTGGCCGCTGTCCTCGATCTGGCCACGCGCAAGATCGTCGGTTGGTCGATGCGCGATCACATGCGCGCCGAGCTGAGCGTCGCGGCATTGATGATGGCCGCCCAGCGGCAGCGGCCGGCCGCCGGGCTCATCTGCCACTCGGATCGCGGCAGCCAGTACGCGGCCGAGGCCTATCGGAAGCAGCTCGCCGCAATGGGGGCCAGGCCGTCCATGAGTCGGAGCGCCTGTTGCTACGATAACGCCCCGATGGAGAGCTTCTTCCACACGCTCAAGGTCGAGCTCGTCCATCAGCGACGATGGGCGACCCGGGATGAAGCGCGGCGCGATCTGTTCGCCTACATCGAGGGCTACTACAATCGGCAACGCATCCACTCGGCACTCGGCTATCTCACGCCCGAACAAGCCGAGAGGACCGCGAAATGA
- a CDS encoding AMP-binding protein, with protein MTSGTVPSGYPATTSVYVAESIKRLSRNISAPALRYDGATVTAGELLASVHRYARALFGIGIRRSSLLALLAPNCPAALAVRYAANLIAAATTFLSVTASSAAQAELLGLTAPDLLVVFPETAKLVPVDGGIGVASAGGGVAGSGRGHSMRWPRAQATEWFACAARPDDLGVVISSGGSTGVLKGSWRTFAAYAAIVDVLSSAERRQLVNGRLAYLSQVLVDMTLLGGGTVVLRDGFDPADTLGIIQRERITDLFLVEPQLLSSWTTRTSRGGISRRCAA; from the coding sequence GTGACGAGCGGCACCGTGCCGTCAGGGTACCCGGCGACCACCTCGGTCTACGTCGCCGAGTCGATCAAGCGGCTGAGCCGGAACATCTCCGCTCCGGCCCTTCGATACGACGGTGCGACCGTTACCGCTGGCGAACTGCTCGCGTCCGTGCATCGCTACGCCCGCGCCCTGTTCGGCATCGGGATCCGGCGAAGCTCGCTCCTAGCCCTCCTGGCCCCGAACTGTCCGGCGGCCCTCGCCGTGCGCTACGCCGCGAACTTGATCGCAGCCGCGACGACCTTCCTGTCTGTCACGGCATCGTCGGCCGCGCAGGCGGAACTCCTGGGATTGACGGCGCCGGACCTCCTCGTTGTCTTCCCCGAGACCGCGAAGCTCGTCCCGGTTGATGGTGGCATCGGGGTGGCCTCGGCCGGAGGCGGCGTCGCCGGCTCCGGCCGAGGCCACTCGATGCGCTGGCCGAGGGCCCAAGCCACCGAGTGGTTCGCCTGCGCGGCCAGGCCGGACGACCTCGGCGTCGTGATCTCCTCCGGCGGCAGCACGGGCGTACTCAAGGGGAGTTGGCGCACATTCGCCGCCTACGCCGCCATTGTCGACGTCCTGAGTTCCGCGGAAAGGCGTCAACTCGTCAACGGACGCCTCGCGTACCTGTCCCAAGTGTTGGTCGACATGACCTTGCTCGGCGGGGGAACGGTCGTGCTGCGGGACGGCTTCGATCCGGCCGACACCCTCGGCATCATTCAGCGTGAGCGCATCACGGACCTCTTCCTGGTCGAGCCGCAATTGTTGAGCTCATGGACCACCCGGACGTCGCGCGGCGGGATCTCTCGTCGCTGCGCTGCCTGA
- a CDS encoding AMP-binding protein — translation MDHPDVARRDLSSLRCLTHVGASAPPTLRRQARARLGPVVAHTYGASEMGLISVLPPSGHDISDAESFGSAGPILPGVEVRFRRGEGGLAAPEEGGSVEVRSPAMASGYLNRPDLDAAAFHDGWYRSGDLRRLDAAGRLHTLGRAVDALSVDGRTLTPTMVEDTLCGVTSVRYAVVVTNCGPRPGPRLWRRGRRTPWMSSPASERSMPSMVPAWRREFGSSQCRGSRARSRASQTGRQFAPSRGLARTALDEPAPTEMKRVRAPLLAAAASA, via the coding sequence ATGGACCACCCGGACGTCGCGCGGCGGGATCTCTCGTCGCTGCGCTGCCTGACGCATGTCGGGGCGTCCGCGCCGCCCACGCTGCGCCGCCAAGCCCGCGCGCGCCTCGGCCCGGTCGTCGCCCACACCTACGGGGCCAGCGAGATGGGCTTGATCAGCGTCCTGCCGCCCTCTGGGCACGACATCTCCGACGCCGAGAGCTTCGGCTCCGCCGGGCCCATCCTTCCCGGCGTCGAGGTCAGGTTCCGGCGGGGCGAGGGTGGCCTCGCGGCTCCCGAAGAGGGGGGCTCGGTCGAGGTGCGTTCGCCCGCGATGGCCAGCGGCTACCTCAACCGGCCCGATCTGGACGCGGCGGCCTTCCACGATGGCTGGTACCGCTCCGGAGACCTAAGACGGCTCGATGCGGCCGGCCGCCTGCATACTCTCGGTCGAGCTGTGGACGCCCTCTCGGTCGATGGACGCACGCTTACGCCGACGATGGTCGAGGACACCCTCTGTGGCGTCACCTCCGTTCGGTACGCCGTGGTCGTCACGAACTGTGGACCGCGACCTGGACCGCGGTTGTGGAGGCGTGGCCGGAGGACGCCCTGGATGTCCTCGCCTGCCAGCGAGCGGTCGATGCCGTCCATGGTCCCGGCATGGCGTCGCGAGTTCGGTTCCTCCCAGTGCCGCGGGTCCCGCGCACGGAGCAGGGCAAGCCAGACCGGGAGGCAGTTCGCGCCATCGCGCGGGTTGGCGAGGACTGCACTTGACGAGCCTGCGCCCACGGAAATGAAACGCGTCCGCGCGCCGCTGTTGGCCGCGGCGGCATCCGCCTAA